The DNA sequence TCCGCAGACTCCCCGGCGGTCCGCTCACCAAGGCGGTCGCCCTCCTCGGCGCCCTCGTCGTGCTGGGCGGCGCGGCCTGGATCGCGTACGCCGTCCTCGGCCCCGACCCCGCCTGCGGGCAGGGCATCGAGGAACGCGGCCCGGACGGCCGCAAGGAGTGCACCGGGGTCACCGACGGAAGCTTCGTGTTCGCCGACAACCTCGCCGCCGTCAGCGCCCGCATCAAGGCCGAGAACGAACGCGTCCGCGACGAGCCCCATGTCTCCGTCGCCGTGATGCTCCCCATGACGGCCGCCCAGCCCTTCGAGCAGCGCAAGACCCTGCACGAGGTCCAGGGCGCCTACCTCGCCCAGTACCGGGCCAACCACGACTCCAACAGCAAGAAGCCCGCGATCCGGCTGCTGCTCGCCAACCCGGGCCGCAACCACGACCACTGGCGCGCCGTCGCCGAGCAGCTCGGCGACATGTCCGAGTCCGGCAAGGACAACCTGCGGGCCGTCATCGGCTTCGACGTCTCCACCGCGACCACCCAGGCGGCCATCGCCTACCTCACCCGGGAACGCGGCATCCCCGTCGTCGGCGGGCCCATCACCGCCGACGACCTCGGCAACAGCGCCGCCCGGCCGGACGCCTACCCCGGCCTCGCCCGGGTGGTGCCCACCACCACCGACCAGGCCCGCGCCCTGTCCCACTTCAACAAGGACATCGACCCGAAGCACACCCTCGTCGTCGAGGACATCCGCACCGGGGACAACTACGTCGACGCCCTCAAGCGGGCCTTCGCCGAACGGACCGCGGGATCGCCGAGGGCCCCCGAGCAGTACCGCGCGCCCGACGAGTTCCACGAGGAGGGCACCACCGCGAACGCCTTCGACCAGATGGTCGACACCATCTGCACCTCGCCCGCCCGGGTCATCTACTTCGCCGGACGCCCCGTCCAGCTGCGGCAGTTCGTCAACGAACTCGGCAACCGGGGCTGCACCGAGAAGAAGTACACCGTCATCACCGGCTCCGGCGCCTCCACCCTCTCCTCCGACGACCTCCTCGACTGGGACGCCTTCCGCAAGGGCGTCACCCTCCAGTACGCGGCCGTCGCCCACCCCGACGCCTGGACGAGCCGCGGGGCCCCCGCCACCGGCGGCTCGGCCGCCGCGTACCGCACCCTCGCCGACCTGGCCGCGGGCGAGGAGGCCGGCGACATCGGCGAGGTGGAGCTCACCGACTCCCGGACCATCACCTTCTACGACGCGGGCCTCACCGCGATCACGGCCATCCGGATGCGCGACGACAGCGACCCCGTCATCCCCGCCCTCGGCCGGATCGGCGACGCCTGGCTGCGGCTGCACGGCATGGGCAAGGTCGAGGGCGCCAGCGGCTGGATCTGCCTCGACAACTACGGGAACCCCTACAACAAGGCCGTCTCGGTCGTGGAGCTGTCCCCCGACGCCCCCGGCCGCATCCGCTTCGTCGGCCTCGCCTGGCCGACGGGCAGACCCACACCGGCGGACTGCACGGCGAGCCGGACCTGAGGGGCCGGCAGGTGAGCGCCGCCGGCCGCGGCGGTGGTCCGGGTGGCCCGGGCGTCTTCGGTGGCCCCGGCGTCCCGGGCGTCTTCGGTGGTGGCGGTGGTGGCGGGGTGGTCGGTGTCCTCGGCCCGCGACGGCTCGTTGGTCCGGCATGAGCGTCATGGAGCGGATGATCGAGGACACCGCGTACGCGTACGGACTGTCCCTGCCCACCGTCAGGAAGCTGCTCGGGCTGTGCGAGGGGCTGCGCGCCGAGCACGGGGACGCGTGGACCCACCGCGACCTGGCCGTCCTCGTGGAACGGGCCGTGCTGGACCTGGAGCCGTGGGCACTGGAGTGGCTGGAGGCATCCCACGGGGACCGCTGAGCCGGCGCCCGCGCACAGGGGGCCCGGCACACCCCGGTCCGGGCCGTGCCCGCGAGGGGCGCGGCCCGGACCGGGTGGCGGCTCAGACGTTGGGCACCTTCAGCTTGTCCCAGCTCGTCTTGCCGGGGATGCCGTCCGCGTCGCTGCCCGAGTAGCCCAGCTTGCGCTGCCAGGCCGCGTAGGACTTGCGGTCGGCCTCCGACCAGGACGGCCCCGGCCCGACCTCGTAGCGGCCGCAGCCCTCGGCCACCAGCCGCTTGCCCATCGCCGTGACGACGGCGCTGCGTCTGCCCGCCTGGAAGAACGCCGCGCCGGGGAAGGGCTCGTAGCGCGGCGGCGCGGGCGGCGCCGGCGGGCCGTCGGGGTTGCCGCCCAGACGCTGCCGGATCCGGTCGCGCATCGCGTCCATGGTGAAGCCGCGCGGATCGACCTTGCCCGGCTGCCACTCCTTGTGGCCGATCACCGAGCGCTGCGACCAGCCGTGCGCCCGGCAGATCGCCGCGGACGCCTTCTCGATGGCCTCCAGCTGAGCGGCCGGCCAAGGATCCTTGCCGTCACCGAGGTTGACGCACTCGAAGCCGTAGAAGTGCCGGTTCC is a window from the Streptomyces zhihengii genome containing:
- a CDS encoding peptidoglycan-binding protein; amino-acid sequence: MATPLSADRLLKALRDEGLRVVEHRSWRTHNRNHKGPWGPVNGVMIHHTVTSGTQSSVELCYNGHSSLPGPLCQGVIAKDGTVYLVGNGRANHAGLGDDDVLRAVVNETALPVDNEANTDGNRHFYGFECVNLGDGKDPWPAAQLEAIEKASAAICRAHGWSQRSVIGHKEWQPGKVDPRGFTMDAMRDRIRQRLGGNPDGPPAPPAPPRYEPFPGAAFFQAGRRSAVVTAMGKRLVAEGCGRYEVGPGPSWSEADRKSYAAWQRKLGYSGSDADGIPGKTSWDKLKVPNV